One stretch of Streptomyces hygroscopicus DNA includes these proteins:
- a CDS encoding ABC oligopeptide transporter: MSTHTPESRPWALKVTGLGRIYGDPSPASLTGTGPEHGTAVSPSTGAVVAAWDVAFDVAPGEALGIIGESGSGKSTVMRCIAGDEAATTGGIALRSVADGAVNLCDLLPSARRRLRLKDIAAVYQDPAAGLNLDVTAGGNIADPLTAVGWRSYDGIRQRAAELLERVEVPLSRMDDLVRTFSGGMRQRVQIAKALANDPPVLLLDEPTTGLDASVAAGVLDLLRGLLEETGVAAVVVSHDFGVIDMLTRRVLVMKHGRVVESGLTDQLLEDPQHPYSQQLVAAARG, translated from the coding sequence ATGAGCACGCACACCCCCGAGTCGCGCCCCTGGGCCCTGAAGGTGACCGGCCTCGGCCGTATCTACGGTGACCCGTCGCCCGCGTCCCTGACCGGTACCGGACCGGAACACGGCACCGCCGTCTCACCATCGACCGGTGCGGTCGTGGCGGCCTGGGACGTCGCCTTCGACGTGGCGCCCGGCGAAGCCCTCGGCATCATCGGCGAGTCCGGCTCGGGCAAGTCCACCGTGATGCGCTGCATCGCCGGCGACGAGGCGGCCACCACCGGCGGCATCGCCCTGCGCTCCGTCGCCGACGGCGCCGTCAACCTGTGCGACCTCCTGCCGTCGGCCCGGCGCCGGCTCCGCCTGAAGGACATCGCCGCCGTCTACCAGGACCCGGCCGCCGGGCTCAACCTCGACGTGACCGCCGGCGGCAACATCGCCGACCCGCTCACCGCCGTCGGGTGGCGCTCCTACGACGGCATCCGGCAGCGCGCGGCCGAACTCCTGGAGCGGGTCGAGGTCCCGCTCAGCCGCATGGACGACCTGGTCCGCACCTTCTCCGGCGGTATGCGCCAGCGGGTGCAGATCGCCAAGGCCCTCGCCAACGACCCGCCGGTGCTGCTTCTGGACGAGCCGACCACCGGGCTCGACGCCTCCGTCGCCGCGGGCGTGCTCGACCTGCTGCGCGGCCTGTTGGAGGAGACCGGGGTGGCCGCCGTCGTCGTCTCCCACGACTTCGGCGTCATCGACATGCTCACCCGCAGGGTCCTGGTCATGAAGCACGGCCGGGTG